Below is a window of Burkholderia cepacia DNA.
CAGATGCCGTCCGATATCCCGCCCGCGATCAGGTTCATAGAATCGGCATTCAGGCTAAAAATAGCCTGAATGCCCTTTCAACGCCCAACCGGTCGCGCGCGTTCCGCGCGGCGCGGCCGGTGAACCATCAGGAACTGCGCATGAGGAAATTCAATGTTCGCATCGTCTTCGCGTACGACTGGCCGTTGACGCTGGCCGGCATCGAGCAGATCGCGGGCGGCACCTGCGCGATCGAACTCGTCGCGGTCTACCGGAGCGCGGCCGAACTGGTCGCATCGCTCGGCGGGGTCGACTGCGACGTCGTGCTGGTCGATTATGCGATTCGCGGCGATGCGCAAATGGACGGCCTCGCGCTGTTCAACTGGCTGCGCCGCACGCGGCCGAACGCCGGGATCGTCGCGCTGGTCGCGAACGAGAACCCGCTGATTGTCCGGTCGATCATCGGGATCGGCGGCGTGAACGTCGTCAGCAAGTTCGACGAGGTCGGCCACATCGTCACGGCGATCCATTCGAGCTACAGCGGCGGCGCGTACCAGTCGCCGGCCATCAGGCGCGCGGTCGACACGCTCGGCGAGCGGGGCGGAGCGCCCGTGAAGTTGTCGGCACGGGAGATCGAGGTGATTCGCCTGTATCTGTCGGGCGTGCCGATCAAGACGATCGCGCAGCGCCTGAGCAAGGGGAAGCAGACGGTCAGCGCGCAGAAGATCAGCGCGATGAAGAAGCTCGGTGCGAACAACGACGTCGAGCTGATCCAGCGAGCGGCCGGGCTGGGGCTCGGCACCGGTGCGGGCACGCCGCGGGCCGGCGGCGCGGGGTGAGCACGCCCGCGCCGGCCGGGCGCCTTCAGGCCGGCAATGCGAACCGCGTGACGGCGTCGCGCAGTGCTTCGGCCTGATCGCGCAGCGAATGCGCGGCCGCCGCGGCCTCTTCGACGAGCGCCGCGTTCTGCTGCGTGACCTGGTCCATCTCGCCCACCGCGCGGTTGACCTGCTCGATCCCGGCGCTCTGCTCCCGCGACGCATGGCTGATTTCGTCGAGGATCTCGTTCACGCGCCGCACCGACTGCACGAGCTCGGCCATCGTCTCGCCCGCGTGCGAAACAAGCGCCGCGCCGTGCTCGACCGTCTCGTTCGACGATACAATCAGCGTCTTGATTTCCTTCGCCGCCGTGGCCGAGCGTTGCGCGAGCGAGCGCACTTCGGCCGCGACCACCGCGAAGCCGCGCCCCTGTTCGCCCGCGCGCGCCGCTTCGACGGCCGCGTTCAGCGCGAGGATGTTGGTCTGGAACGCGATCCCGTCGATCACGCCGATGATGTCGCCGATCTTGTGCGAGCGGTCGGTGATCTCGTTCATCGTGCGCACGACGTCATCGACCACCGCGCTGCCGCGCGTCGCGACCTGCGCGGCCTGGCCGGCGAGCGACGCAGCCTGTGCGGCGCTGTCCGCGTTCTGCTTCACGTTCGCGGTCATCTGGTCCATGCTCGACGCGGTCTGCACGAGCGCGGCCGCCTGTTCCTCGGTGCGCTGCGACAGGTCCGTGTTGCCGGACGCGATCTCGCTCGCGCCGACGTTGATGTTCTCGGTGCCCATCCGCACGCGGGACACCATGTCGATCAATCCGCCCTGCATCGTGTGCAGCGCATGCAGCAGGCTGCCGCGATCGTCCTGCTTCACGGTCACGCGCGCGGTCAGGTCACCCTGCGCGATGCGCTGCGCGGCGTCGAGTGCCACTTCGAGCTCGCCGCCGAGATTCGCACGCACGCTTTTCAGCACGAGCACCATCACGGCGGTCGCGAGCGCGCCGAGCACGGCCGTCATCGCGAGCCAGCGGCCGATGCTCGCGAGCACGGCCGAGCGTACGTCGTTCATGTACATGCCCGTGACGAGATACCAGTCCCACGGCGCGAAGCGTTGCACGGCGCTGGTCTTCGCCTGCGGCTTGTCCGCGCCCGGCTTCGGCCACAGATATTCGACGAAGCCCTTGCCGCCTTCCAGGTTGCCGGCCTTCACGATCTCGACGAACAGGTGCTTGCCGTCCGGGTCGGTGAAATTCGACACGTCCTTGCCGTTGAGCTCGGTCTTGATCGGGTGCATCACGATCACGGGCTTCGAGTCGTTGATGGAGATGTAGCCGTCGGCGCCGTAGCGCATCGCGGCGATCGCTTCGAGCGCCTTCTGCTTCGCATCGGCTTCCGGCAGCGCGTTCTGCTGCGACAGCTTGTAGTAGTGGTCGGTCACGCTCGCGGCCTGCGCGACCAGCGACGCGAGCTGGTCGCGGCGGTCCGCGATCATCGAGGCGCGCGTCTGCCATGCGCCGAGCCCGGCGATCACGAGCAGGCCGAGCCACAGGATGACGATCATCGAGGCGAGTTTCTGATTCAGGGAAAGGTTGCGCATGGTGTGTGGTCGGTCAGTCGAGAATGCTCGCCGGGGCGGCGTGACGGGTTAGGTATCTTGACGGCGTCGAAGGTGCGTCGCCGTAGACGGGTTATCCCTAGGAACCGGTACCGCGGCCCATGGCATCGATGCCGATGCGGGTATCTATGCATATGCATAACGGGCATCGCTATACTGTCGGGGCGATGGCTTGTGCGCCGCGCGTGCGGGATGGCGCCGGTGCGGCACTGAACGAAACCGAAAGGAGGCAACGATGCGAATTCTGGTGGTAGGGGCCGGCGCGGTCGGCGGGTACTTCGGCGGCCGGCTGGCTGCGGCGGGGCGCGATGTCACGTTCCTGGTGCGCGACGGCCGCGCCGCTGCGCTGGCACGCGACGGGCTGCTGATCCGCAGCCCGCGCGGCGACCTGACGCTTGCGAACGTGCAGACCGTGCGCGCGGCCGACGCGGACGCCGGCGTCGCGCCGTTCGATCTCGTGCTGCTGAGCTGCAAGGCATACAGCCTCGACGACGCGATTGCATCGTTCGCGCCATTCGTCGGCCCGCAGACGCTGATCCTGCCGATGCTCAACGGGATGCGCCACCTCGACGTGCTGCGCGACCGCTTCGGCGCCGCGCAGGTTCTCGGCGGGTTGTGCGTGATCGCGGCCACGCTTGATCGCGAGCAGCGCATCATGCACCTGAACGACACGGCCGGGCTGTCGTTCGGCGAACTGGCGGGCGGCGAATCGCCGCGCGTGCGCGCGGTGGCCGACGTGTTCGGCGGCGCGGGCTTCGACGCGACGCTCAGCGACAACATCGCCGCACGGATGTGGGAGAAGTGGGTGTTCCTCGCGACGCTCGCCGCGAGCACGTCGCTGTTCCGAGGCTCGGTCGGCGACATCCTGGCCGCGCCGGACGGCCGCCGCCTGCTCGAGACCATGCTCGCCGAATGCAGTGCGATCGCCGAACACAACGGCCATCGGCCCGACCCGACGGCGATCGAACGGATGCAGCGGATGGTGCTGACGCCGTCGCCGCTGACCGCGTCGATGCTGCGCGACGTCGAGAACCATGCGCGCGTCGAGGCAGATCACGTGATCGGCGACCTGCTCGCTCGCCGCGACCCGCAGGCGGGCGATGCGCTGTCGCTGCTGCGGATCGCGTACAACCACCTGAAGGCGTACGAGGTGCGCACGGCACGCGAGCACGCGGCCGCGTAAAGCCGGCGCGGGCGGCCGCCCGGCCGTTGCGCGCTGCACAAATTTGCCGTCCGGCGCCGTTTGCGGCCGGATTGCGCAAAAAAGTATCGGAAATCAGGCGTAAAGTTGGTGGAGCCGCGCGCTCGATCGACCTACATTGCTTCCCATGCGACCGGTCGCGTCGCCGCACGAAACACGGCAACACGCGGCGCACGCGCGCCATGCCGAACAGGCCGGCCAGCGATACATGGGAATGGAGACGCCAACATGATGCACCCCGATCTCGAAGTGGTCGACGTGCGACGCGACGAGTCGTTCAAGGTCTGGTCGCATGGCTATCCGTATCGCACGATCCGCTGGCATTTCCATCCCGAATTCGAACTGCACCTGATTGTCGCGACGCACGGCAAGTATTTCGTCGGCGACCATATCGGTTCGTTCGGCCCCGGCCATCTCGTGCTGCTCGGCCCGAACCTGCCGCATAACTGGGTCAGCGACATGGCCGAAGGCGAAACCGTCGAGCGCCGCAATCTCGTGATCCAGTTCGACCCGGCGTTCGTGCGCCGCTGCATGGACGCGTTTCCCGAATGCCGCGACGCGCAGGCGCTGCTCGACGACGCGCGGCGCGGGGTCGGCTTCGATGCCGCGACGAGCGCCGCGATCGCGCCGCTGTTCGACGAACTGCTGGCCGCGCGCGGCATGCGCCGCATCGCGCTGTTCATGACGATCCTCGAACGCCTGTGCGGCGCGGCCGAACGCACGCTGCTCGCGAGCCCCGCGTACGACCAGGCCGACGTCACGCCCACGCGGCTCAGCCATGCGCTGTCGTATATCGGCAAGAACCTCGCGTCCGAGCTGCGCGAATCCGATCTCGCGCAACTGACCGGGCAGAGCGTCAGCGCGTTCTCGCGCGCGTTCCATCGCCAGACGGGCATGCCGTTCGTGCAGTACGTGAATCGTCTGCGGATTGAATCCGCGTGCCAGATGCTGCTCGCCGACGACGCGAACATCACCGACATCTGCTTCCAGGCCGGCTTCAACAACGTGTCGAACTTCAACCGCCAGTTTCGCGCGGTGAAGGGGATGGCGCCGTCCGAATTCCGCGCGCTGCAGCGCCTGAACGCGCGCAGCCGCGACCTGGCGCTGCACGCGGCGCCTACCGGCAACCCGATGCCGCCGCGCGTGCTGACACCCGGCGCGCCCGAGCTCGCACCGCAGCCCGGATGATCGCCGGGCCGTTGCCCGCCTGAGTTTTTCCCGACGTTTTACCCAGCCGATCGCGCCGTTCACGTCGCGAGGGGCTCACTCACCCACGAAAAAGCTGCACACAACTCCGGAGACACCGCCATGACGCATGCATCGCCCGCTTCATCCTCTCGTCGCGCCGCCCGCATGGCGGCCGTTGCCGCGCTCGCCGCCGCGGCCTGGCTGCCCGTCACGGCCGCGCAGGCCGCGCCGCTGCGGATCGGCATGACGTTCCAGGAGCTGAACAACCCGTATTTCGTGACGATGCAGAAGGCGCTGAACGACGCGGCTGCATCGATCGGCGCGCAGGTCGTCGTCACCGACGCGCATCACGACGTCAGCAAGCAGGTGAGCGACGTCGAGGACATGCTGCAGAAGAAGATCGACATCCTGCTCGTGAACCCGACCGATTCGACCGGCATCCAGTCGGCGATCACGCAGGCGAAGAAGGCCGGTGCGGTGGTCGTCGCCGTCGACGCGAACGCGAACGGGCCCGTCGATTCGTTCGTCGGCTCGAAGAATTACGACGCGGGCGTGATGTCGTGCGAATACCTCGCGAAGGCGATCGGCGGCAGCGGCGAGGTCGCGATCCTCGACGGCATTCCGGTCGTGCCGATTCTCGAACGCGTGCGCGGCTGCAAGGCCGGGCTCGCGAAATTCCCGAACGTGAAGCTCGTCGATACGCAAAACGGCAAGCAGGAGCGCGCGACCGCGTTGTCGGTCACCGAAAACATGATTTCCGCGCATCCGAACCTGAAGGGCATCTTCAGCGTGAACGACGGCGGCTCGATGGGCGCGCTCGCCGCGATCGAGGGTTCCGGCAAGGACATCAAGCTGACGAGCGTCGATGGCGCGCCCGAGGCGATCGCCCGCGATCCAGAAACCGAACTCGAAGTTCATCGAGACGACCGCGCAGTTCCCGGCCGACCAGGTGCGCATCGCGCTCGGCATCGCGATCGCGCGCAAGTGGGGCGCGACGGTGCCGAAGGCGATCCCGGTCGACGTGAAGGTCGTCGATCGCGGCAACGCGAAGGGCTTCAGCTGGTGAACGACGTACGACGTGACGAGAAGGGCGGCGGCTCGGCCGGCGCCTTTCGCACGGAGAAGCCGATGGACACGATACTCAGGCTCAGCCACATCACGAAAAGTTTTCCGGGCGTGAAGGCGCTGTCCGACATTCATCTGGAGATCGCGCGCGGCGAGATCCATGCGCTGCTCGGCGAGAACGGTGCGGGCAAGTCGACGCTGATGAAGATCCTGTGCGGCATTCATCGGCCGGATACCGGCACGATCGAGATCGACGGCGCCGCGCGCCATTTCGCGGACTATCACGACGCGGTCGCGGCCGGCGTCGGCATCGTGTTTCAGGAATTCAGCCTGATTCCGCATCTCGATGCCGTCGACAACCTGTTCCTCGGCCGCGAGCTGCGCAACCGCTGGGGCGCGCGCGACCGCAAGCGGATGCGCCGCGCGGCGGCCGCGATCTTCGCGCGGCTCGGGGTGGCGATCGATCTCGATGCGCCGATCCGCGCGCTGTCGGTCGCGCAGCAGCAGTTCGTCGAGATCGGCAAGGCGCTGTCGCTCGACGCGCGCATCCTGATCCTCGACGAACCGACCGCCACGCTCACGCCGGCCGAGGCCGGGCACCTGTTCGCGATCATGCGCGAGCTGAAGCGGCAGGGCGTCGCGATGATCTTCATCTCGCATCATCTCGAGGAAATCTTCGCGGTGTGCGACCGCATCACGGTGCTGCGCGACGGCCAGTATGTGGCGACGACCGACGTTGCGCGCACCGACGTCGAGCAACTGGTGCGGATGATGGTCGGACGGCGGATCGAGAGCAGTTTCCCGCCGAAGCCGACGCGCGTGGCCGATGCGCCAGCTGTGCTCGAAGTCGATGCGCTGCAGATCGAACGCGATGGCCCCGTGAACCGCTTCACGCTGCATGCCGGCGAGATCCTCGGCTTCGCCGGGCTGGTCGGCTCGGGCCGCACCGAAACCGCGCTCGCGGTGATCGGCGCGACGCGCGTGCATCGCAAGGAAGTGCGCGTGCGCGGTGCGGCCGCGAAGCTCGCCGATCCGGCCGACGCGTTGCGCGCGGGTATCGGCATCCTGCCGGAAAGCCGCAAGACGGAAGGGCTCGTCACGTCGTTCTCGATCCGCGACAACATCTCGCTGAACAACCTCGGCAAATACCGGTCGATGCGCTGGCTGATCGACCGCGGCAGCGAGGCGCGCACGACGCACGACGTGATGCGGCGCGTGGGCGTGAAGGCACCGTCGATCCATACCGAGGTCGCGACGCTGTCCGGCGGCAACCAGCAGAAGGTCGTGATCGCGCGCTGGCTGAACCATCACACGTCGGTGCTGATCTTCGACGAGCCGACGCGCGGCATCGACGTCGGCGCGAAAGCCGAAATCTACGGGCTGATGCGCGAACTCACCGCGCGCGGCTACGCCATCATCATGATCTCGTCCGAGCTGCCGGAAATCGTCGGCATGTGCGATCGCGTCGCCGTATTCCGGCAAGGACGCATCGAGGCGACGCTCGAAGGCGACGAGATCGATCCCGACGCGGTCATGACTTATGCCACGGCCGGCACGCGAGGAGCGACCCATGAACCTGCCTGATTCTTCTTCCACGCCTTCCACGACACTCGCGGCCGCCGCCGGAAACGGCGATGCACCGCCGCCGCGCGCGATGTGGGCGCAACTGCGGCGCTCGACGCTGTTCTATCCGCTCGTCGGCCTGATCGTCGTGTGCATTGCGATGATGATCGCGAGCCCGAGCTTCCTGTCCGCCGCGAACCTCGAGAACGTGCTGCGCCAGGTGTCGATCAACGCGATCATCGCGGTCGGCATGACCTGCGTGATCCTGACCGGCGGGATCGACCTGTCGGTCGGCTCGGTGATGGCGTTATCGGGAACGCTCGCGGCCGGGCTGATGGTCGCGGGCGTCAACGCGGTCGCCGCGCTCGCGATCGGCATCGCGGTCGGCCTTGGCTTCGGTTTCCTGAACGGCGTGTTCGTCGCGTTCGCGGGGATGCCGCCGATCATCGTCACGCTCGCGACGATGGGCATCGCGCGCGGCCTCGCGCTGATCTACACGGGCGGCTATCCGATCGACGGTTTGCCCGACTGGGTCGCGTTCTTCGGCAGCGGCAAGGTGCTCGGCATTCAGGCGCCCGTGCTGATCATGCTGGTGGTCTACGCGATTGCGTGGCTGCTGCTCGACCGGATGCCGTTCGGCCGCTACGTGTATGCGATCGGCGGCAACGAGCAGGCGACGCGGCTCACCGGTGTGCGCGTCGCACGCGTGAAGCTGATCGTCTACACGCTGGCCGGGCTCACGTCGGCGCTGGCCGCGATCGTGCTGACGGGCCGGCTGATGAGCGGGCAGCCGAACGCGGGTGTCGGCTTCGAGCTCGACGCGATCGCGGCCGTCGTGATGGGCGGCACGTCGATCTCCGGCGGGCGCGGCGCGATCCTCGGCACGCTGGTCGGTGCGCTGCTGCTCGGCGTGCTCAACAACGGGCTGAACATGATCGGCGTGAACCCGTATGTGCAGAACGTGATCAAGGGCGGAATCATCCTGCTCGCGATCTACATCAGCCGCGAACGGTCGCGGTAGCGATCCAATCGATCAGCAATCCCTATCATCAACGAACGAGACAACTCATGACGACACCCGAAGCCCAGCCGCGGATGACCGCGGTCGTTTGCCACGGCCCCGAGGATTACCGCGTCGAGCAGGTCGCGAGGCCGCGACCCGGTACGAACGAGCTCGTGATCCGCATTGCCGCATGCGGGATCTGCGCGAGCGACTGCAAGTGCTATACGGGCGCGAAGATGTTCTGGGGCGGCCCGAACCCGTGGGTGAAGGCGCCCGTGATTCCCGGCCATGAATTCTTCGGCTACGTCGAAGCGCTCGGCGACGGCGCGGCCGGGCATTTCGGCGTGGCAATGGGCGATCGCGTGATCGCCGAGCAGATCGTGCCGTGCGGCAAGTGCCGCTATTGCAAGTCGGGCCAGTACTGGATGTGCGAAGTGCACAACATCTTCGGCTTCCAGCGCGAAGTCGCCGACGGCGGGATGGCCGAGTACATGCGGATTCCGCCGACCGCGATCGTCCACAAGATCCCGCTCAGCGTATCGCTCGAGGACGCGGCGATCATCGAGCCGCTGTCGTGCGCGATCCATACGGTGAACCGCGGCGACGTCCAGCTCGACGACGTCGTCGTGATTGCGGGGGCGGGCCCGCTCGGCCTGATGATGACGCAGGTCGCGCACCTGAAGACGCCGAAGAAACTCGTCGTGATCGACCTGATCGACGAGCGACTCGAACTTGCGCGGCAGTACGGCGCCGACGTGACGATCAACCCGAAGCGCGACGACGCGCGCGAGATCGTCAGGTCGCTCACCGACGGCTACGGCTGCGACGTCTACATCGAGACGACCGGCGCGCCCGTCGGCGTGAACCAGGGGCTCGACCTGATCCGCAAGCTCGGCCGCTTCGTCGAATTCAGCGTGTTCGGCGAGGATACGACCGTCGACTGGTCGATCATCGGCGACCGCAAGGAGCTCGACGTGCGCGGCGCGCACCTTGGGCCATACTGCTATCCGGTCGCGATCGACCTGCTCGCGCGCGGGCTCGTCACGTCGAAAGGCATCGTCACGCACGGTTTCGCGCTCGAGGACTGGGACGACGCGATCCGCGTCGCGAAATCGCCGGAATCGATCAAGGTGCTGCTGAAGCCGGCCCGCTGATGCGGCAGGCATGCGCCTCACCGGAGACATCATGGAATACGTGATAGGCGTCGACATCGGCACGCAGAGTACCAAGGCGCTGCTGGTCGACCGGCATGGCACGATCGTCGCGCGGCGTTCGGCCGGCTACCAGCCCGACACGCCGCGCCCGCTGTGGGCCGAGCAGTGGCCGCAGGTGTGGTTCGACGCGGTGCTCGAATGCGTCGCGGGCTGCGTGAGCGACGCGCGCGCGCAGGGCGTGCCGGCCGACGCGATCCGAGCGGTGTGCGTGAGCAGCCTGTACGGCGGCTCGGGCATTCCGGTCGATATCGACATGCGGCCGCTGCATCCCTGCCTGATCTGGATGGACCGGCGCGCGACCGCGGAAGTCGACTGGGTCAACGAGCACGTGAACGTCGAGCGGCTGCGCGTGATCACGGGCAATGGCGTCGACAGCTACTATGGCTTCACCAAGATGCTGTGGCTGCGCGACCAGCGGCCGGACGTATGGGCGAACGTGCGCTATTTCCTGCCGCCGAACGCGTACGTGATCTACCTGCTGACCGGCGAGGTCGCGGTCGATCACAGTTCAGCCGGCAATATCGGCGGCGTGTACGACGTCGCGCGCCGCGAGTGGTCCGACGATGCGCTCGACATGCTCGGCATTCCGGCGACGATGATGCCCGAGCGGCTCGTCGATTCGACGGACATCGTCGGCGGCATGCTGTCGCAATGGACGGAGCGGCTTGGGTTGCCGGCCGGCACGCCCGTCGTCGCGGGCGGCGTCGATGCGGCCGTCGCGACTTTCGCGGCCGGTGCGACGCGTACCGGGCAGCATGTCGCGATGATCGGCACCAGCATGTGCTGGGGCTACGTGAACCGGCACGTCGATGCGCGGCACGGGCTCGTCAGCATGCCGCACGTGTTCGACGGGCAGCGCGACCTGTACGTGTTCGGCGGCTCGATAACGGCCGGCGCGTCGGTCGCATGGTTCCGCGACCAGTTCTGTCAGGCGGAAATCGATGCGGCGCGCCTGCTGCCGCACGGCGATCCGCACGTGCTGCTCGAGCAGGCGGCCGAAAACGTGACGGCCGGCGCCGACGGCGTGCTGTTCCTGCCGTATCTGATGGGCGAGCGCAGCCCGGTGTGGGATGCGCAGGCAAGCGGCGCGTTCGTCGGGCTGAGTCTCGCGCATACGCGCGCGCACCTGTATCGCGCGGTGCTCGAAGGAGTCGCATTTGCGTTGCGACACAACATCGAGGCCGGCCGCCGCGGCGCGGTTGCGCTGGACGACCGGTTGATCGTCGTCGGCGGTGCGGCGCATTCGGCGTTGTGGATGCAGATCATCGCGGACGTGACGGGTTTTCCGGTGTGGACGATCGAGCAGGATGTCGAAGCCGCGATGGGCGCCGCGCTGCTCGCGGGTGTCGGGGCAGGGCTCGTGTCGCATGACGATGCGCAGGGTGGCTGGGTCACGCTCGTCGAGCGCGCGCGGCCCGATGCCGCCAGCGCGAACACGTACGACGCGCGGTTCGCGCTCTACACGGCGCTCTATCCGACACTCAAGCCGATCATGCACAGGCTGGGCACATCATCATGAAAACACGATTCGATTTCAGCGGTGCGCGGGTGCTCGTCACGGGGGCATCGAGCGGGATCGGGCGCGCGTGTGCGGTCGCGCTTGCGCAGGCGGGTGCACGGGTCGTCGCGGCGGCGCGCGACATGGCCGCGCTCGACACACTCGCCGGCGAGACCGCGTGCGAGACGTTGCATATCGATGTCGCTGGCGACGAGCATGCGATCGACGCCGCGCTCGCCGCACACGATGCATTCGACGGCCTCGTCAATTGCGCGGGGATCGCGTCGCTCGAACCGGCTCTGGATGTCGGCGCGGAGCATTTCGATCGCGTGATGGCCGTCAACGCACGCGGTGCGGCGCTCGTCGCACGGGCCGTCGCGCGCAAGATGATCGAACGCGACGGGCGCGGGGCGGCGCGCGCACGGGGCAGCATCGTCAACGTGTCGAGCCAGGCCGCACTCGTCGGCCTGCCCGCGCATCTGAGCTACTGCGCGTCGAAGGCAGCGATGGATGCGATCACGCGAGTGCTGTGCATCGAACTCGGGCCGCACGGTATTCGTGTGAACAGCGTGAACCCGACCGTCACGCTCACGCCGATGGCGCAGTTCGCGTGGAGCGAACCGGAGAAGCGCGCGCCGATGCTGGCCGCGATTCCGCTCGGGCGCTTTGCTGAGCCGGACGAAGTCGTCAAGCCGATCCTGTTTCTGCTGAGCGATGCGGCGTCGATGATCAGCGGCGTGTCGCTGCCGATCGACGGCGGGTATACGTCGCGCTAGCCCGCGTCACGCGGTGGTCGCGCATGGCGGCGGAGGCGCGGGGCGGCCGGCGCGCGGCTAAACCGGGTCTTTGCTCGGCGGTCCGTCCGGTTGTTGCGGGTTGTCGTGATGACCGGGCGGCGACGACAGCGGGTCGTCTTCCGGATCGCGGTTCGGGTCGGCCGGTGGCTCGGGCGTCGGGGTCGTGTGGTCGGTCATGGAAAACTCGCGCAGTGCATGACGGCGGCGCGCGGCGGGTGCGCCTCGTCTCCGTTATAGGCAATCGGGCGTGCGTTTGCAGCGGATTCTTGCGGCGGGTTGGCGATCGTCGGCGAAGTTCGTGCATTGGCGGTTTTCGTGCGGGATCGCGCCGGGGCGGGCGCCGCACGACCGCGGTCAGCGCAAATCCGCCGGCGTGTCGACGTCGCGCAGGATGCCGGGGTCGTCGACGTCGAGCAGCTTGACCGGCGCGCTGGCGAACAGCGCACGGGCGCCCGTGTCGCCGTCGAGCGCGGCGAGCGCATCGAAGTGGTGCGCGGCGAAACCGACCGGATGGCCGCGTACGCCGCGATGCGCGGGCGCGACGATCGAGGCGTTGTCGGCCTCGAGCGCGCGTGTGACCGTTTCGTACGTGGAAGCCGCGATCCAAGGCATGTCGCCGAGCGCGACGAGCCAGCCGCTCGCGTCGGGCGTCGTGCGTAC
It encodes the following:
- a CDS encoding FGGY-family carbohydrate kinase: MEYVIGVDIGTQSTKALLVDRHGTIVARRSAGYQPDTPRPLWAEQWPQVWFDAVLECVAGCVSDARAQGVPADAIRAVCVSSLYGGSGIPVDIDMRPLHPCLIWMDRRATAEVDWVNEHVNVERLRVITGNGVDSYYGFTKMLWLRDQRPDVWANVRYFLPPNAYVIYLLTGEVAVDHSSAGNIGGVYDVARREWSDDALDMLGIPATMMPERLVDSTDIVGGMLSQWTERLGLPAGTPVVAGGVDAAVATFAAGATRTGQHVAMIGTSMCWGYVNRHVDARHGLVSMPHVFDGQRDLYVFGGSITAGASVAWFRDQFCQAEIDAARLLPHGDPHVLLEQAAENVTAGADGVLFLPYLMGERSPVWDAQASGAFVGLSLAHTRAHLYRAVLEGVAFALRHNIEAGRRGAVALDDRLIVVGGAAHSALWMQIIADVTGFPVWTIEQDVEAAMGAALLAGVGAGLVSHDDAQGGWVTLVERARPDAASANTYDARFALYTALYPTLKPIMHRLGTSS
- a CDS encoding SDR family oxidoreductase, producing the protein MKTRFDFSGARVLVTGASSGIGRACAVALAQAGARVVAAARDMAALDTLAGETACETLHIDVAGDEHAIDAALAAHDAFDGLVNCAGIASLEPALDVGAEHFDRVMAVNARGAALVARAVARKMIERDGRGAARARGSIVNVSSQAALVGLPAHLSYCASKAAMDAITRVLCIELGPHGIRVNSVNPTVTLTPMAQFAWSEPEKRAPMLAAIPLGRFAEPDEVVKPILFLLSDAASMISGVSLPIDGGYTSR
- a CDS encoding nucleotidyltransferase family protein yields the protein MSYASLATGVLLAGGLGQRFDPSGLHSKLLALLPDGTPVAVAAARHLAAATADVIAVVRPGAEKLAILLNEAGCQVVYAPDALRGMGASLAVGVRTTPDASGWLVALGDMPWIAASTYETVTRALEADNASIVAPAHRGVRGHPVGFAAHHFDALAALDGDTGARALFASAPVKLLDVDDPGILRDVDTPADLR